A genomic segment from Vespa crabro chromosome 25, iyVesCrab1.2, whole genome shotgun sequence encodes:
- the LOC124432347 gene encoding uncharacterized protein LOC124432347, protein MSEPVVLVDAGVIPIDLLAQERKFVHHERSALGKEEASMLARSTSIETWQSRWEQETRDRWAARLLSRLENLINREAGEVDFYLTQFLKEHGLFRSYLAKMRKVADDNCPYGDTTVDDAHHTIFMQVGAPNDLPCSRRSETSRRKT, encoded by the coding sequence ATGTCTGAGCCCGTGGTACTAGTGGACGCGGGGGTAATCCCGATAGACCTACTAGCCCAGGAGAGAAAATTCGTCCACCATGAAAGGTCCGCTTTGGGTAAGGAGGAGGCATCAATGCTCGCCAGATCTACCAGCATCGAAacctggcaaagcagatgggagcAGGAAACTAGGGACAGATGGGCTGCCCGACTCCTCAGTCGACTAGAGAATTTGATAAACCGGGAGGCGGGAGAGGTAGATttctacctcacccaattCCTGAAAGAGCATGGCCTATTCCGCTCCTACCTCGCAAAGATGAGGAAAGTAGCAGATGATAACTGCCCCTATGGCGACACAACCGTCGATGACGCCCACCACACAATCTTCATGCAAGTTGGAGCGCCGAACGATTTGCCTTGTAGCAGGAGATCGGAGACATCTCGCCGGAAAACATAG